From a region of the Bremerella alba genome:
- a CDS encoding AAA family ATPase, protein MSESEFAASAIEKISVARARILDQLGQVIVGQSEVIEELLICLMSRGHCLLEGAPGLAKTLMISTLSQVLELSFSRIQFTPDLMPADITGTEIIEENRSTGAREFRFLQGPLFSHVILADEINRTPPKTQAALLEAMQERTVTVGRVRHELADPFFVLATQNPIEQEGTYPLPEAQQDRFMFKVFVKYPSFDDEFEIARRTTAKQTVKLEPVLTAEELIELQSLVRDVPASDHVLRYAITLVRQTRVGEPGIPEFVSEMLSWGAGPRSVQFLILGGKARALLHGRTHVTTDDIQALAKPVLRHRIVLNYGAESEGVTADDVIERILQETPAKEDQLTSDARFQKIFAS, encoded by the coding sequence ATGTCCGAATCAGAGTTCGCCGCATCGGCGATCGAGAAAATATCTGTCGCGCGTGCGCGAATCCTTGATCAACTTGGCCAAGTCATCGTTGGTCAATCTGAAGTTATTGAAGAACTGCTCATCTGCTTGATGAGTCGAGGCCACTGCCTTTTGGAGGGTGCTCCTGGTTTGGCCAAGACCCTCATGATCAGCACGTTGTCTCAAGTACTCGAGTTGAGCTTCAGCCGCATTCAGTTCACCCCTGACCTGATGCCGGCCGATATCACCGGTACCGAGATCATTGAAGAAAACAGATCGACCGGTGCCCGCGAGTTCCGTTTCTTACAGGGGCCGCTCTTTTCGCATGTCATCTTGGCGGACGAAATCAACCGTACCCCACCCAAGACACAAGCCGCGTTGCTGGAAGCCATGCAGGAACGCACCGTGACGGTAGGCCGGGTACGTCACGAGCTGGCCGACCCGTTCTTCGTGCTGGCCACGCAAAACCCAATTGAACAAGAGGGGACCTACCCGCTGCCGGAAGCGCAGCAGGACCGCTTCATGTTCAAGGTCTTTGTGAAGTACCCCAGCTTTGACGACGAATTTGAAATCGCCCGCCGCACAACGGCCAAACAGACCGTCAAACTCGAGCCTGTTCTTACTGCAGAAGAGTTAATTGAGCTCCAAAGCCTGGTGCGTGATGTGCCCGCTTCCGATCACGTTCTTCGTTACGCGATCACCCTGGTTCGCCAGACACGCGTTGGCGAGCCTGGCATTCCCGAGTTCGTTTCCGAGATGCTTTCCTGGGGCGCAGGCCCGCGCAGTGTTCAATTTCTTATTCTCGGCGGAAAAGCTCGGGCTTTGCTGCACGGTCGCACGCACGTCACCACCGACGACATCCAGGCACTTGCCAAGCCTGTGTTGCGGCATCGTATCGTGCTGAATTACGGTGCGGAAAGCGAAGGAGTTACGGCCGACGACGTGATCGAACGGATTCTGCAGGAAACGCCCGCCAAAGAGGATCAGCTAACCAGCGATGCCCGATTCCAAAAAATATTTGCATCCTGA
- a CDS encoding DUF58 domain-containing protein — MPDSKKYLHPETLGQISKLELRARHVVEGFLSGTHRSPYFGQSIEFLQHREYASGDDLRHIDWKVLGKHDKYVIKQYEEYTNLRCMLMVDASASMSYGTGPMNKYDYACTIAASLAYLILKQQDAVGCAVFDDSIRYRVPVLSKRTHLNTVVEALANQSPRDKTDMQTICKQFAEGYTSRGLVIVISDLFGDVAATAKGLRILRQRGHDVMVFHVMDDDELDFPFSGSTRFEGLELPDHLTCNPRALREGYLEAVNEFTASMRRECTKNTIDYALVRTRDSLATVLTTYLSNRLGMHHRN; from the coding sequence ATGCCCGATTCCAAAAAATATTTGCATCCTGAGACGCTCGGGCAGATTTCCAAACTGGAACTCAGGGCCCGACATGTCGTGGAAGGATTTCTCTCCGGTACTCATCGCAGCCCTTACTTCGGGCAGTCGATCGAGTTTCTTCAGCATCGCGAATATGCGAGCGGGGACGACCTGCGCCATATCGACTGGAAAGTTCTCGGCAAACACGACAAATACGTCATCAAGCAGTACGAGGAATACACCAATCTTCGCTGTATGTTGATGGTCGATGCCTCGGCGAGCATGAGCTACGGCACGGGCCCGATGAACAAGTACGACTACGCCTGCACCATTGCCGCGTCGCTGGCGTACCTCATTCTGAAACAGCAAGATGCCGTGGGCTGTGCCGTATTCGACGATTCGATTCGGTATCGCGTACCGGTGCTCAGTAAACGCACGCATCTCAACACAGTGGTCGAAGCATTGGCCAACCAGTCGCCACGCGATAAGACCGACATGCAGACCATTTGCAAACAATTTGCCGAAGGCTACACCAGCCGTGGTTTGGTGATTGTGATTTCCGACCTGTTCGGCGATGTTGCCGCCACGGCCAAGGGGCTTCGCATTTTGCGACAGCGCGGACACGATGTCATGGTCTTCCACGTGATGGACGACGACGAACTCGACTTCCCCTTCAGTGGTTCCACCCGTTTCGAGGGGCTAGAACTACCCGATCATCTGACGTGTAACCCCCGCGCCCTTCGCGAGGGGTATTTGGAAGCGGTCAACGAGTTCACCGCGTCGATGCGTCGGGAATGCACCAAGAACACCATCGATTATGCCCTGGTTCGTACGCGGGATTCCCTGGCGACGGTCCTGACGACGTACCTTTCCAATCGACTGGGAATGCACCACCGCAATTAA
- a CDS encoding vWA domain-containing protein, whose amino-acid sequence MLFVYPALAWAFALVSLPVLIHLINMMRHRRVKWAAMDFLLQSHRRMKHWVMLRQILLLLTRMAAIALIVAMLAGLITTQSWSNMIGDRVTHHLILMDDTFSMRERLGGDTAFESATKTTNRIIENLANQDRPQRISVVFYSDLLRGDADAKALNLETRMRVDMDSTSITKLQELLANTSPTEQTIPLAEVLQHGSEIVSEFDQSEVAQVYIVSDFREKDWGSEAALRDPLSRIEQRSIELNWINCARLPQDNLAITDVSIGSGTVVAGIPTIVKVSVRNFGQQTAVDVPVNIELFGASAGTVDISSAGNDLERLYDQLPITFDEIPPGEQVTRQTQIIFPAQGSHVLSFRLPEDPLPLDNLRFATSEVQSNIPVLIVDGDPKLTNAFYLQSVFNPGPNVSTGVSPTTTSSSFLTSAELKDLAKFETIFIIDPPILDERIITTLKQYVESGGGIVWYCGPGTNELGLAELAKANLLPGSVQAPVELSQSTPDGPPDFDPGDNPVFKVFAGEKNPFLRRLVVSNYFPVVPEFATEKPENVRVLGSLRNGDPLVLEHGLGKGKVITFLTSLGPQWNSWATNPSFIVAILELRNYASSAKDSQSTFPVGSPISVMGPTSEYRPDVQFYSPGATRLPTDRSERLQMQPVAGTLDGSAELGGVDSVTGRFLTGQSGVYEAWLTKLDGSNEVRRYSLVPEMTESDLLSMNETNLRQLYPSTAFNYFAADAWQYDNAAQQGTNWQTILLALVIGALLLEQILAYYASYHPAAPGASAA is encoded by the coding sequence ATGCTTTTTGTCTATCCAGCCCTGGCTTGGGCGTTTGCCCTTGTATCGCTCCCGGTGTTGATCCACCTGATCAACATGATGCGGCACCGGCGTGTCAAATGGGCGGCTATGGACTTTCTGCTTCAAAGCCATCGGCGGATGAAGCACTGGGTCATGCTCCGCCAGATTTTGCTGCTGCTCACCCGGATGGCCGCGATCGCGCTGATTGTCGCCATGCTGGCTGGCCTGATCACAACGCAAAGCTGGTCAAACATGATCGGCGACCGCGTGACTCACCACCTAATCCTGATGGACGACACCTTTTCGATGCGGGAACGCCTGGGTGGCGACACGGCCTTTGAGTCGGCCACCAAGACGACCAACCGCATCATCGAGAACCTGGCCAATCAAGATCGCCCACAGCGGATTTCCGTGGTCTTTTATTCCGATCTTCTCCGTGGCGATGCCGACGCAAAGGCCTTGAATCTGGAAACCCGCATGCGGGTCGATATGGATTCCACCAGCATCACCAAACTTCAAGAGCTGTTGGCCAACACATCGCCGACCGAGCAAACCATTCCCCTGGCTGAGGTGCTGCAACATGGCAGCGAGATCGTCAGCGAATTCGATCAATCGGAAGTCGCTCAGGTTTATATAGTTTCCGACTTTCGCGAGAAAGATTGGGGGTCGGAAGCAGCCCTGCGTGATCCTCTGTCACGCATCGAGCAGCGATCGATCGAACTCAACTGGATCAACTGTGCCCGGCTTCCTCAAGACAACCTGGCTATCACCGACGTGTCGATCGGCAGCGGCACCGTCGTCGCTGGCATCCCGACCATTGTTAAGGTTTCCGTCCGCAATTTCGGCCAGCAGACCGCTGTCGATGTTCCGGTCAATATCGAACTCTTCGGTGCAAGCGCCGGCACGGTCGACATATCGAGCGCTGGCAATGATCTCGAGCGTCTGTACGATCAGCTACCAATCACCTTCGACGAGATCCCCCCCGGCGAACAGGTCACTCGGCAAACGCAAATCATCTTTCCCGCCCAGGGCTCGCATGTACTCTCGTTCCGCCTGCCGGAAGATCCCCTCCCGCTGGATAACCTGCGTTTTGCGACCTCGGAAGTCCAGTCAAACATCCCCGTGCTGATCGTCGATGGCGATCCGAAATTGACCAATGCGTTTTACTTGCAATCGGTCTTCAATCCGGGTCCTAACGTCTCGACCGGCGTCAGCCCGACCACGACCAGCAGCAGCTTTTTGACGTCGGCCGAACTAAAGGACCTTGCGAAGTTCGAGACTATCTTCATCATCGATCCGCCTATTTTGGACGAGCGCATAATCACAACGCTCAAGCAGTATGTGGAATCAGGCGGAGGGATCGTCTGGTACTGCGGCCCCGGCACAAACGAACTAGGGCTCGCTGAACTGGCTAAGGCCAATCTGTTACCAGGCAGCGTTCAAGCGCCTGTCGAGCTGTCGCAGAGTACGCCGGATGGTCCCCCCGATTTCGATCCCGGCGACAATCCTGTTTTCAAAGTCTTCGCAGGCGAAAAGAACCCCTTCCTGCGGCGACTGGTGGTCAGCAACTACTTTCCAGTGGTGCCTGAATTCGCCACCGAGAAACCTGAGAACGTGCGTGTCCTTGGCAGCCTGAGAAATGGCGACCCGCTAGTGCTGGAACATGGGTTGGGCAAAGGAAAGGTGATCACCTTCCTCACTTCACTTGGTCCGCAGTGGAACAGCTGGGCTACGAACCCGAGCTTTATCGTGGCGATTTTGGAACTGCGTAACTATGCCAGTAGCGCGAAGGACAGCCAGTCGACTTTCCCTGTCGGCTCGCCGATTTCCGTGATGGGCCCGACGTCCGAGTATCGCCCAGACGTTCAGTTCTATAGCCCCGGTGCGACTAGGCTTCCGACCGATCGTAGCGAACGTCTGCAAATGCAACCGGTCGCTGGCACGCTTGATGGCAGCGCGGAACTGGGGGGCGTCGATTCGGTCACCGGACGTTTCCTCACCGGCCAGTCTGGCGTGTACGAAGCTTGGCTTACGAAGCTGGATGGATCAAACGAAGTGCGGCGTTACTCGTTAGTCCCTGAGATGACCGAGAGCGACCTGCTGAGCATGAATGAGACGAATCTTCGCCAGTTGTATCCCTCGACCGCGTTCAACTACTTTGCCGCCGATGCGTGGCAATACGATAACGCGGCCCAACAGGGCACCAATTGGCAAACCATCTTGCTGGCGCTGGTCATTGGGGCGCTACTACTGGAACAAATCCTGGCCTATTACGCGAGCTACCACCCGGCGGCTCCAGGAGCATCTGCCGCGTGA